The following coding sequences are from one Betaproteobacteria bacterium window:
- the bfr gene encoding bacterioferritin, with amino-acid sequence MKGDKKVITLLNLVLKNELTAINQYLLHARMLRNWGLEKLNDYQYRQSIRVMKEADALIERILFLEGLPNLQSLGKLLIGENPLECLGGDLRYEREIQRPVLVDAIAQCETLQDYVSRELLEDLLEHCEEAIDWLETQHTLVKDVGLANYLQSQMAPGGD; translated from the coding sequence ATGAAAGGCGACAAGAAGGTCATCACCCTGCTCAATCTGGTGCTCAAGAACGAACTGACCGCCATCAACCAGTATCTCCTCCACGCCCGCATGTTGCGCAACTGGGGCCTGGAAAAGCTCAACGACTACCAGTACCGCCAGTCGATCCGGGTCATGAAGGAAGCCGACGCCCTCATCGAGCGCATTCTTTTCCTGGAAGGACTGCCCAATCTGCAAAGTCTGGGCAAGCTGCTCATCGGCGAAAATCCCCTCGAATGCCTGGGAGGCGACCTGCGTTACGAGCGCGAAATCCAGCGCCCGGTGCTGGTAGACGCCATCGCCCAATGCGAAACCCTACAGGACTACGTCAGCCGCGAGTTGCTGGAAGACCTCCTGGAACACTGCGAGGAAGCCATCGACTGGCTGGAGACCCAGCATACCTTGGTCAAGGACGTGGGGCTGGCCAATTATCTCCAGTCCCAAATGGCGCCGGGCGGAGACTGA